The following proteins are co-located in the Labrys monachus genome:
- the poxB gene encoding ubiquinone-dependent pyruvate dehydrogenase gives MARTVADQMVETLAAAGVRRIYGIVGDSLNGFTDALRRHGGIEWLHVRHEEVAAFAAGADAHVSGALAVCAGSCGPGNLHLINGLFDCQRSRVPVVAIAAHIPSPEIGSGYFQETHPEHLFRECSSYCELVSSPEQMPRAMEIAVRRAIAERCVSVLVIPGDIALRPASSAPASKASGLALAQPTVTPPEDEVDRLAALLNSARRITLLCGAGCEGAHDELIRLAEALQAPIVHAMRGKEHVEWDNPYDVGMTGLIGFSSGYYAMESCNVLLMLGTDFPYRQFYPKAARIAQIDIRPEAIGRRAPVEFGLLGAVAPTLRMLLPRLKPKADKAHLEAAVKHYQEARRGLDELATGKPGGQLHPQHIAHALSRLASDDAIFTCDVGLPTVWAARYVAMNGRRRLIGSFWHGSMANAMAQAIGAQAAFPGRQVISLSGDGGFTMLMGDLLSLVQLKLPAKIVVFNNGSLGFIELEQKSSGFLDSGTELVNPNFAAMAEAVGIKGIRIEDPAEVEDKLAEALAHPGPVLVDAVVNRMELAMPPKVTTEMAKGFTLYMLKAVLNGRADEVVELARSNLLR, from the coding sequence ATGGCCAGAACAGTTGCCGACCAGATGGTCGAGACCCTCGCCGCGGCCGGTGTGCGGCGCATCTATGGCATTGTGGGCGACAGTCTCAACGGATTCACCGATGCGCTGCGCCGCCATGGCGGCATCGAATGGCTGCATGTGCGGCACGAGGAGGTCGCCGCCTTCGCCGCCGGCGCCGACGCCCATGTGAGCGGCGCCCTTGCCGTCTGCGCCGGCAGTTGCGGCCCCGGCAACCTGCATCTGATCAACGGCCTGTTCGACTGCCAGCGCTCGCGCGTTCCCGTCGTCGCCATCGCCGCCCATATCCCCTCGCCGGAGATCGGCTCGGGCTATTTCCAGGAGACGCACCCCGAACATCTGTTCCGCGAATGCAGCAGCTATTGCGAGCTGGTCTCCAGCCCGGAGCAGATGCCGCGGGCGATGGAGATCGCGGTGCGCCGCGCGATCGCGGAGCGCTGCGTCAGCGTGCTCGTCATCCCCGGCGACATCGCCTTGCGGCCGGCCTCCTCCGCACCGGCCTCGAAGGCATCCGGCCTGGCGCTGGCGCAGCCGACGGTGACGCCGCCGGAGGACGAGGTCGACCGCCTCGCCGCGCTCCTCAACAGCGCGCGGCGGATCACCTTGCTGTGCGGGGCCGGGTGCGAGGGCGCGCATGACGAGCTGATCCGGCTCGCCGAGGCGCTGCAGGCGCCGATCGTCCACGCCATGCGGGGCAAGGAGCATGTCGAGTGGGACAACCCCTACGACGTCGGCATGACCGGCCTGATCGGCTTTTCCTCCGGCTATTACGCCATGGAATCCTGCAATGTCCTGCTGATGCTGGGGACGGATTTCCCCTACCGGCAATTCTACCCGAAGGCGGCCCGCATCGCGCAGATCGACATCCGGCCGGAGGCGATCGGCCGGCGGGCGCCGGTCGAATTCGGCCTGCTCGGCGCGGTGGCGCCGACCTTGAGGATGCTGCTGCCGCGCCTGAAGCCGAAGGCGGACAAGGCGCATCTGGAAGCGGCGGTCAAGCATTACCAGGAAGCCCGGCGCGGTCTCGACGAATTGGCGACGGGCAAGCCGGGCGGCCAGCTCCACCCCCAGCACATCGCCCATGCGCTCAGCCGGCTCGCCAGCGACGACGCCATCTTCACCTGCGATGTCGGCCTGCCGACGGTGTGGGCCGCCCGCTATGTCGCCATGAACGGCCGCCGGCGCCTGATCGGCTCCTTCTGGCACGGCTCGATGGCCAATGCGATGGCGCAGGCGATCGGCGCCCAGGCCGCCTTTCCCGGCCGGCAGGTGATCTCGCTGTCGGGGGACGGCGGCTTCACCATGCTGATGGGTGACCTTCTCAGCCTGGTGCAGCTCAAGCTGCCGGCCAAGATCGTCGTCTTCAACAACGGATCGCTCGGCTTCATCGAGCTCGAGCAGAAATCGTCCGGCTTCCTCGACAGCGGCACGGAACTCGTCAATCCGAATTTCGCGGCCATGGCCGAGGCGGTCGGCATCAAGGGGATCCGCATCGAGGATCCGGCCGAGGTGGAGGACAAGCTCGCCGAGGCGCTCGCCCATCCCGGCCCGGTCCTCGTCGACGCCGTCGTCAACCGCATGGAACTCGCCATGCCGCCCAAGGTGACGACGGAGATGGCGAAGGGCTTCACGCTCTATATGCTGAAGGCCGTCCTCAACGGCCGGGCCGACGAGGTCGTCGAGCTCGCGCGGTCGAACCTGCTGCGCTAG
- a CDS encoding nucleotidyltransferase family protein, whose amino-acid sequence MRPSLMFELKRNAVREAVNRFPLANLRVFGSVLHGADRDGSDLDLLVDALPGATLFDLGGLQDELESLLGVPVDLLTPADLPSKFRIEVLAEAQPV is encoded by the coding sequence ATGCGCCCCTCGCTGATGTTCGAGCTCAAACGAAACGCCGTGCGCGAAGCGGTGAACCGCTTCCCTCTGGCGAACCTGCGCGTGTTCGGCTCGGTGCTCCACGGCGCGGACCGGGACGGCAGCGATCTCGATCTCCTGGTCGATGCGCTGCCCGGCGCGACACTGTTCGATCTCGGGGGGCTGCAAGACGAACTGGAATCGCTGCTCGGCGTTCCTGTCGATCTCCTGACGCCGGCCGACCTTCCGTCGAAGTTTCGGATCGAAGTGCTCGCGGAGGCACAACCGGTATGA
- a CDS encoding amidase — protein sequence MSAEFDHMTALELRARMARRDISPVEVTRRALEKAQATQDTLNAFFVLVPEEAMAAARRAEDKVTAGEPLGPLHGLPFSVKDLIAVAGLPYASGSRAMAGNVARVDAPSVERARAAGGIFIGKTTTSEFGCKPVGDSPLTGVTRNPWNLDKTPGGSSAGAAASVAAGITPFALGTDGGGSIRIPCSFSGLAGLKGQFGRVPVWPTSATPSLAHVGPIARNMGDAALLFSAIAGYDARDPAGVAGPVPDVLGAVGAPVAGLRIAWSPTLGYARPEPEVVRLCAQAALRLQDLGAVVEEVDSVFEADPADLWTAEFYAGVGTRLRAVMQDQRGLLDPAVAEVLDVALRQEMQAYYETVFRRHALRDAVRSFFERYDVLLSPVLPVTSLPVGCDIPPALADRNLVSWVFYTYPFNLTGQPAASVCAGLASDGMPVGLQVVGRALGEADVVRVASAVERARPAVDLRPPAFR from the coding sequence ACATCTCGCCCGTCGAGGTGACGCGGCGGGCGCTGGAGAAGGCGCAGGCGACGCAGGATACGCTCAACGCCTTCTTCGTCCTCGTGCCCGAGGAGGCGATGGCGGCCGCCCGGCGTGCCGAAGACAAGGTGACGGCGGGCGAACCTCTCGGGCCGCTGCACGGCCTGCCGTTCTCGGTGAAGGACCTCATCGCCGTCGCGGGCCTGCCTTATGCCTCGGGCTCGCGCGCCATGGCCGGCAACGTCGCCCGCGTCGACGCGCCGTCGGTGGAGCGGGCCCGCGCCGCCGGCGGCATCTTCATCGGCAAGACGACGACGAGCGAGTTCGGATGCAAGCCGGTGGGGGACAGCCCGCTGACCGGCGTGACCCGCAACCCCTGGAACCTCGACAAGACGCCGGGCGGCTCCAGCGCGGGTGCCGCGGCTTCCGTGGCGGCCGGCATCACGCCCTTCGCGCTCGGCACGGATGGCGGCGGATCCATCCGCATTCCCTGTTCGTTCAGCGGCCTCGCCGGTCTCAAGGGGCAGTTCGGCCGGGTGCCGGTCTGGCCGACCTCGGCGACGCCGAGCCTTGCCCATGTCGGGCCGATCGCCCGCAATATGGGCGACGCCGCTTTGCTGTTCAGCGCCATCGCCGGCTACGACGCCCGCGACCCCGCCGGCGTCGCCGGACCGGTCCCGGATGTGCTCGGGGCCGTCGGTGCCCCGGTGGCGGGCCTGCGCATCGCCTGGAGCCCGACGCTCGGCTATGCCCGGCCCGAGCCGGAGGTCGTGCGGCTCTGCGCGCAGGCAGCCCTGCGGCTGCAGGACCTCGGCGCCGTGGTCGAGGAGGTCGACAGCGTTTTCGAAGCCGATCCGGCCGATCTGTGGACGGCGGAATTCTATGCCGGCGTCGGCACGCGGCTGCGCGCCGTCATGCAGGACCAGCGCGGCCTGCTCGATCCCGCCGTCGCCGAGGTGCTGGACGTGGCGCTCAGGCAGGAGATGCAGGCCTACTACGAGACGGTGTTCCGGCGCCACGCGCTGCGGGACGCCGTCCGCAGCTTCTTCGAACGCTATGACGTGCTGCTCTCGCCCGTCCTGCCGGTGACCTCGCTGCCCGTCGGCTGCGACATCCCGCCCGCTCTGGCGGACCGCAATCTCGTGAGCTGGGTGTTCTACACCTATCCGTTCAACCTCACCGGCCAACCCGCGGCCTCCGTCTGCGCCGGCCTCGCATCGGATGGGATGCCGGTCGGATTGCAGGTGGTGGGCCGCGCCCTGGGCGAAGCCGACGTGGTACGGGTTGCCTCGGCGGTCGAACGCGCGAGGCCGGCCGTCGACCTCCGGCCGCCGGCGTTCCGATAG
- a CDS encoding acetolactate synthase large subunit, with protein MNGAESLLHTLVASGVEVCFANPGTSEMSFVNALDRVDGMRAVLCLFEGVATGAADGYARMAGKPAATLLHLGPGLANGLANLHNARKVPISVVNIIGNHASTHQRFDAPLTSDVAAFAHTVSHWVASSAGPRTVAADAARAVQAARTAPGQIASLILAADAAWLPAERPSPALPVIGPAPVSDLAIAQSARALRAGKPVAFLLRGEALRGRGLQAAGRIAAATGARLVCDTFTPRIERGAGRVPVERLPYRPGPAIAFLQGTATLILVGTQAPVGFFAYPDQPSELTPPGCEPLVLAHPHEDATAALEALADALGAKAPPSLSPFRLPDMPADGALTDEAVMRLVGRYLPDNAIVSDESITAGFPHYPLLETAAPHDCLQLAGGAIGDGMPVATGAAVACPDRKVVSLQADGSAMYTLQALWTQARERLDVTTVIYANRAYKVLLDELRFVGADRAGSNAFPMLDLHDPVLDWVKLAEGMGVEAVRVDDTRGLDAALKSAMGQRGPRLIEALV; from the coding sequence ATGAACGGCGCCGAAAGCCTGCTGCATACGCTGGTGGCGAGCGGCGTCGAGGTCTGCTTCGCCAATCCCGGCACGTCCGAGATGAGCTTCGTCAACGCGCTGGACCGCGTCGACGGCATGAGGGCGGTGCTCTGCCTGTTCGAAGGCGTCGCGACCGGGGCTGCGGACGGTTATGCGCGCATGGCGGGCAAGCCGGCGGCGACGCTGCTCCATCTCGGCCCGGGCCTCGCCAACGGCCTGGCCAACCTGCACAATGCCCGCAAGGTGCCGATCTCCGTCGTCAACATCATCGGCAATCACGCCAGCACGCATCAGCGCTTCGACGCGCCGCTGACGTCGGACGTCGCGGCCTTCGCCCATACCGTCTCGCATTGGGTCGCCTCGTCCGCGGGGCCGCGGACCGTCGCCGCCGACGCGGCGAGGGCGGTGCAGGCCGCCCGCACGGCGCCGGGGCAGATCGCCAGCCTCATCCTGGCGGCGGACGCCGCCTGGCTTCCCGCCGAACGGCCGTCGCCCGCCCTGCCGGTGATCGGCCCGGCCCCGGTGTCGGACCTGGCGATCGCCCAGTCGGCGAGGGCGCTGCGTGCCGGCAAGCCGGTCGCCTTCCTGTTGCGCGGGGAGGCCCTGCGCGGGCGCGGGCTGCAGGCCGCCGGCCGGATCGCCGCCGCCACCGGCGCGCGCCTCGTCTGCGACACCTTCACGCCGCGTATCGAAAGGGGCGCCGGCCGCGTGCCCGTCGAGCGGCTGCCTTATCGCCCGGGGCCGGCCATCGCCTTCCTGCAGGGCACGGCGACGCTCATCCTCGTCGGCACGCAGGCGCCGGTCGGCTTCTTCGCTTATCCCGACCAGCCGAGCGAATTGACGCCGCCGGGCTGCGAACCCCTCGTGCTCGCCCATCCGCACGAGGACGCCACCGCGGCGCTGGAGGCGTTGGCGGACGCGCTCGGCGCCAAGGCGCCGCCAAGCCTCTCGCCCTTTCGCCTGCCGGACATGCCGGCTGACGGCGCCCTGACGGACGAAGCGGTGATGCGCCTCGTCGGGCGATATCTGCCTGACAATGCGATCGTCAGCGACGAGAGCATCACCGCCGGCTTCCCGCATTATCCCCTCCTGGAAACGGCGGCCCCGCATGACTGCCTGCAGCTTGCCGGCGGCGCCATCGGCGACGGCATGCCGGTGGCGACCGGCGCCGCCGTCGCCTGTCCGGACCGCAAGGTCGTCTCCCTGCAGGCCGACGGCAGCGCGATGTACACGCTGCAGGCGCTGTGGACGCAGGCCCGCGAGAGGCTTGACGTCACCACGGTCATCTACGCCAACCGCGCCTACAAGGTCCTGCTCGACGAGCTTCGCTTCGTCGGCGCCGACCGGGCCGGGTCGAACGCCTTCCCGATGCTCGACCTCCACGATCCCGTGCTGGACTGGGTCAAGCTTGCGGAGGGCATGGGGGTCGAGGCCGTGCGGGTCGACGATACGCGCGGTCTCGACGCCGCCCTGAAGTCCGCCATGGGCCAGCGCGGCCCCCGGCTGATCGAAGCGCTGGTGTGA
- the lhgO gene encoding L-2-hydroxyglutarate oxidase translates to MSNFDLAIIGGGIVGLATALAVTERFPGLSFVVLEKEPELALHQTGRNSGVIHAGVYYQPGSLKARLCKEGSEATIRFCTEHGLPFDQCGKLLVATDELEMTRMAALEQRCVQNGIPVERLDAAELARREPHISGLGALFVPTSGITDYGAIARRMAALAVERGGTILTGSEVRAIREEASGVTIEAGGAVITARHLIACAGMMADRIAGLCGLDLDFRMVPFRGEYYRLGSDRNDIVKHLIYPIPDPALPFLGVHLTRMIGGYVTVGPNAVLAFAREGYRFTDVNLKDLGEMIAYPGFRRLIGKNLKSGIDEMRNSLSRSRYLKLCQRYCPELGLADLTPYRPGIRAQAVLRDGTLVHDFLIRETARTVHVCNAPSPAATSSIPIGNEIVDRAVARFGWKPA, encoded by the coding sequence ATGAGCAATTTCGATCTGGCGATCATCGGCGGCGGCATCGTGGGACTGGCGACCGCGCTGGCGGTGACCGAGCGTTTCCCCGGCCTTTCCTTCGTGGTGCTCGAAAAGGAGCCGGAGCTCGCGCTCCACCAGACTGGGCGGAACAGCGGCGTCATCCATGCCGGGGTCTATTACCAGCCGGGCAGCCTCAAGGCGCGCCTGTGCAAGGAAGGCTCCGAGGCGACCATCCGCTTCTGCACCGAGCACGGCCTGCCCTTCGACCAATGCGGCAAGCTGCTGGTGGCGACCGACGAGCTCGAGATGACCCGCATGGCGGCGCTGGAGCAGCGCTGCGTCCAGAACGGCATTCCGGTCGAGCGGCTCGACGCCGCCGAGCTGGCGCGGCGCGAGCCGCATATCAGCGGGCTCGGCGCGCTGTTCGTGCCGACGAGCGGCATCACCGATTATGGCGCCATCGCCCGGCGCATGGCGGCGCTCGCCGTCGAGCGCGGCGGCACGATCCTCACCGGCAGCGAGGTCCGCGCCATCCGCGAGGAGGCCTCGGGCGTCACCATCGAGGCCGGCGGCGCGGTCATCACCGCCCGCCACCTCATCGCCTGCGCCGGCATGATGGCGGACCGCATCGCCGGCCTCTGCGGCCTCGACCTCGATTTCCGCATGGTGCCGTTCCGCGGCGAATATTACCGCCTCGGCAGCGACAGGAACGACATCGTCAAGCACCTGATCTATCCGATCCCCGACCCCGCTTTGCCCTTCCTCGGCGTCCATCTGACGCGCATGATCGGCGGCTATGTCACCGTCGGGCCCAATGCCGTGCTCGCCTTCGCCCGCGAGGGCTACCGCTTCACCGACGTCAACCTGAAGGATCTCGGCGAGATGATCGCCTATCCCGGCTTCCGGCGCCTCATCGGCAAGAACCTGAAATCGGGCATCGACGAGATGCGGAATTCGCTGAGCCGGAGCCGCTACCTGAAGCTCTGCCAGCGCTATTGCCCGGAACTCGGCCTGGCCGACCTCACCCCCTACCGCCCGGGCATCCGCGCCCAGGCGGTGCTGCGCGACGGCACGCTGGTGCACGACTTCCTCATCCGCGAGACGGCGCGCACCGTCCATGTCTGCAATGCGCCCTCGCCGGCCGCGACCTCGTCGATCCCGATCGGCAACGAGATCGTCGACAGGGCGGTCGCGCGGTTCGGATGGAAGCCGGCGTGA